The following coding sequences are from one Sulfitobacter sp. HNIBRBA3233 window:
- a CDS encoding TRAP transporter large permease → MILYVSVGLLGLLALSIPVGIVLFLLGFGIDAFFSSFPLTRGLGNMVWSSSNSATLIAIPFFVLLGEILVRSGVATRTYAALDRWVSWLPGGLVHANVATATMFSATSGSSVATAATVATVAMPQAEKLGYDPKLFSGAIAAGGTLGIMIPPSINLIVYGFLTQSSIPQLFLAGLVPGILLALAFMAVTAILCIIWPHLGGQRRTFPFGQMLRALVDLVPILILFGLIVGSIYQGWATPTEAAAVGVAGALIIALAFGGVSVDMMMQSLTGTVKITAMIMLIVIGASFLNFTLASAGLGRELTSFMEGLGLTPLWTIMVVVVLYIVLGFFIETLSLMVVTIPIIVPLVVAQGYDTIWFGILMIVLIEMALITPPVGLNLYVVQGARKSGSLNEVMLGALPYCLTMLAMAFALIAFPGIALWLPNFLQ, encoded by the coding sequence ATGATCCTCTATGTCTCTGTCGGCCTTCTGGGGCTTCTGGCGCTCTCCATTCCGGTGGGGATCGTTCTGTTTCTGCTGGGCTTCGGGATCGACGCGTTCTTTTCCAGCTTTCCGCTGACACGGGGGCTGGGCAACATGGTGTGGTCCTCCTCCAACTCGGCCACGCTGATCGCGATTCCCTTCTTTGTCCTGCTGGGCGAGATCCTCGTGCGCTCCGGTGTGGCCACGCGCACCTACGCCGCGCTGGACCGCTGGGTCAGCTGGCTGCCCGGCGGGCTGGTCCACGCCAACGTGGCGACGGCGACGATGTTTTCGGCCACCTCCGGGTCGTCGGTCGCGACCGCCGCCACCGTGGCGACCGTTGCCATGCCGCAGGCCGAAAAACTGGGCTATGACCCCAAGCTCTTCTCCGGCGCCATCGCGGCAGGCGGCACGCTGGGCATCATGATCCCGCCGTCGATCAACCTGATCGTCTACGGCTTTCTCACGCAGTCCTCCATTCCGCAGCTGTTCCTTGCCGGTCTTGTGCCGGGCATCCTGCTGGCGCTCGCCTTCATGGCCGTCACCGCGATCCTGTGCATCATCTGGCCGCATCTGGGGGGCCAGCGCCGCACCTTCCCCTTCGGGCAGATGTTGCGCGCGCTGGTCGATCTGGTGCCGATCCTGATCCTGTTCGGCCTGATCGTCGGCTCGATCTATCAGGGCTGGGCCACCCCGACCGAGGCCGCCGCCGTCGGCGTCGCGGGGGCGTTGATCATCGCGCTGGCCTTCGGGGGCGTCTCGGTGGACATGATGATGCAAAGCCTGACGGGCACGGTAAAGATCACCGCCATGATCATGCTGATCGTCATCGGCGCATCCTTTTTGAACTTCACGCTCGCCTCCGCCGGACTGGGCCGCGAACTGACCAGCTTCATGGAGGGGCTCGGCCTGACGCCGCTCTGGACCATCATGGTCGTGGTGGTGCTCTACATCGTTTTGGGTTTCTTCATCGAGACGCTGTCGCTGATGGTTGTCACCATCCCGATCATCGTGCCGCTGGTGGTGGCGCAGGGCTATGACACGATCTGGTTCGGGATCCTGATGATCGTTCTGATCGAAATGGCGCTGATCACGCCGCCGGTGGGATTGAACCTCTACGTTGTGCAGGGCGCGCGTAAATCCGGCAGCCTGAACGAGGTGATGCTGGGCGCGCTGCCCTACTGCCTGACGATGCTGGCCATGGCCTTTGCGCTGATCGCCTTTCCGGGCATCGCGCTGTGGTTGCCGAACTTCCTGCAATAG
- a CDS encoding zinc-binding dehydrogenase translates to MSTTGKQLFTTLESDGTLTVAIEDVTFPDPTGNQVLVKMEAAPINPSDLAILAGAADLENADYSPGKYVATMPEPFNSGSKARHGLKLPAGNEGAGTVVATGDSDAAKALMGQRVACVPGNAYSQYCMAEAAMCLPLGDHSAEDGASAFVNPMTALGFAENAKSDGQDAILHTVGASNLGQMLTRICKEDGLGLVNIVRKDDQVDLLRKLGSTHVVNSSDDDFAQQLRSAIDDTDAFYGFDPIGGGKTVDSVFKAMEQVAVTKMTEYSRYGSNQPKRMFIYGRLDTGPTILSPSYGFGWTLSGWLLFPFLQAAGAETVGRMRKRVLENLTTTFASHYKKRVNLEEMLTKEAVTDYRAMKTGEKYLVTPWS, encoded by the coding sequence ATGAGCACCACCGGCAAGCAACTGTTCACCACCCTCGAAAGCGATGGCACACTCACGGTCGCGATCGAGGATGTGACCTTTCCCGATCCCACAGGCAATCAGGTTCTGGTGAAGATGGAGGCGGCGCCAATCAACCCGTCCGACCTTGCCATTCTTGCCGGCGCGGCCGATCTGGAAAACGCCGACTATTCGCCCGGCAAATACGTGGCGACCATGCCCGAGCCGTTCAATTCAGGGTCCAAGGCACGACACGGCCTGAAACTGCCTGCCGGAAACGAAGGCGCGGGAACGGTTGTCGCCACCGGTGACAGCGACGCCGCCAAGGCGCTGATGGGCCAGCGCGTGGCCTGCGTGCCCGGCAATGCCTACAGCCAGTATTGCATGGCCGAGGCTGCTATGTGCCTGCCTCTGGGCGATCACTCGGCCGAGGACGGCGCAAGCGCCTTCGTCAACCCGATGACCGCGCTGGGCTTTGCGGAGAACGCCAAAAGCGACGGGCAGGACGCCATCCTGCACACCGTCGGCGCGTCGAACCTTGGCCAGATGCTGACGCGCATCTGCAAGGAGGACGGCCTTGGTCTGGTCAATATCGTGCGCAAGGACGATCAGGTCGATCTGCTCAGGAAGCTCGGCTCGACCCATGTGGTCAATTCATCGGATGACGATTTCGCGCAGCAACTGCGGTCGGCGATCGACGACACCGATGCCTTCTACGGCTTTGATCCGATCGGCGGCGGGAAGACTGTCGACAGCGTGTTCAAGGCGATGGAACAGGTCGCGGTCACCAAGATGACCGAATACTCGCGCTATGGCTCCAACCAGCCAAAGCGCATGTTCATCTACGGACGTCTGGACACCGGTCCGACGATCCTGTCGCCGAGCTATGGCTTCGGTTGGACGCTCTCCGGGTGGCTGCTGTTCCCGTTCCTGCAAGCGGCCGGTGCGGAAACCGTGGGCCGGATGCGCAAGCGCGTGCTCGAGAACCTGACCACGACCTTCGCGAGCCACTACAAGAAGCGCGTCAATCTCGAAGAGATGCTGACCAAGGAGGCGGTGACCGACTACCGCGCGATGAAGACCGGCGAGAAGTACCTCGTCACCCCTTGGAGCTAA
- a CDS encoding TRAP transporter substrate-binding protein: protein MKKTLSLLAATTALATPISAETLSVVGSWSSLPLHNQYEAPFWSETLPAASDGKIEVELTTHNQMSLGLGDIYPLLGQGVYDVAMTVADYAVADAPELEGLDVPLLALTADEARAMVDAARPMVTDIYHDRFNSHVLAIAPYPPQVVFCNHEVETLADLEGLKVRASGRMTAKLLEALGAEGVNVSFAEVPGALQNGVVDCAVTGAGSGYSAGWWEVSTHLMPIPLGGWDSVVTAMNLDKWNSLDAQTQELIQSEIKANFEDPAWDSAQDALVNDIACLTGNGECPAGEARSMTLVEVSDEDFARAQEILKSEVLPEWAERAGGDWAQRWNDSVGQVVGVTIE, encoded by the coding sequence ATGAAAAAGACACTTTCTCTGCTTGCCGCCACGACGGCCCTTGCCACACCGATCAGCGCGGAAACGCTTTCGGTCGTAGGCTCTTGGTCCAGCCTGCCGCTGCATAACCAGTACGAAGCCCCTTTCTGGTCCGAAACCCTGCCAGCCGCGTCGGATGGCAAGATCGAGGTCGAACTGACGACCCACAACCAGATGAGCCTTGGTCTCGGCGATATCTATCCGCTGCTGGGGCAGGGGGTCTATGACGTGGCGATGACCGTGGCCGACTACGCCGTGGCCGATGCGCCCGAACTCGAAGGGCTGGACGTGCCGCTGCTGGCGCTGACCGCAGACGAGGCGCGCGCGATGGTCGATGCCGCACGGCCCATGGTCACCGACATCTACCATGACCGTTTCAACAGCCACGTTCTGGCGATCGCGCCCTATCCGCCGCAGGTCGTCTTCTGCAATCACGAGGTCGAGACGCTTGCCGATCTCGAAGGTCTCAAGGTCCGCGCATCGGGCCGGATGACCGCGAAACTGCTCGAAGCGCTGGGCGCCGAGGGCGTCAACGTCAGCTTCGCCGAAGTGCCGGGCGCGTTGCAGAACGGCGTTGTCGACTGCGCTGTGACCGGTGCCGGTTCGGGCTATTCCGCAGGCTGGTGGGAAGTGTCCACGCACCTGATGCCGATCCCTCTGGGCGGCTGGGACAGCGTCGTGACAGCGATGAACCTCGACAAGTGGAACAGCCTCGACGCGCAAACGCAGGAACTGATCCAGAGCGAGATCAAGGCGAATTTCGAAGATCCCGCGTGGGACAGCGCGCAGGACGCATTGGTCAATGATATCGCCTGCCTGACCGGCAACGGTGAATGCCCCGCCGGCGAGGCGCGCAGCATGACCCTCGTGGAAGTGTCGGACGAGGATTTCGCCCGTGCTCAGGAAATCCTGAAAAGCGAAGTTCTGCCGGAATGGGCCGAGCGCGCGGGCGGTGACTGGGCACAGCGCTGGAACGACAGCGTCGGTCAGGTTGTCGGTGTGACAATCGAATAA
- a CDS encoding TRAP transporter small permease subunit translates to MELRLIDFLRRLNRGVALVVGFGLLLCAAFVLADILMRRFGTSLGGTEEIAGYAMALATSWGMSYALVELGHVRIDLLRTRAGSFGRALFDVFSMVVMSGVIVLIAIKSWPVVARSVTMGSRANTPLETPLAWVQVPWFAGWVWFALMCCLVTFAALSLLLKGRHAETESFAGAFAEQETLQ, encoded by the coding sequence ATGGAACTGCGACTGATTGATTTCCTGAGGCGACTGAACAGGGGCGTGGCGCTCGTGGTCGGTTTCGGCTTGCTGCTCTGCGCGGCCTTCGTGCTTGCGGATATCCTGATGCGCCGGTTCGGCACGTCCCTTGGTGGCACCGAAGAGATCGCGGGCTATGCCATGGCGCTCGCGACCTCTTGGGGTATGTCCTACGCCCTTGTCGAACTGGGGCATGTGCGGATCGACCTGCTGCGCACCCGCGCGGGCAGCTTCGGCCGCGCACTGTTCGACGTCTTCTCGATGGTCGTGATGTCGGGCGTGATCGTGTTGATCGCGATCAAGTCCTGGCCGGTTGTCGCGCGCTCCGTCACCATGGGATCGCGCGCCAATACCCCGCTCGAGACGCCGCTGGCCTGGGTGCAGGTGCCGTGGTTCGCGGGCTGGGTCTGGTTCGCACTCATGTGCTGCTTGGTGACCTTCGCGGCCCTCAGCCTTCTGCTGAAGGGCCGCCACGCGGAAACCGAAAGCTTTGCCGGCGCCTTCGCCGAACAGGAGACGCTGCAATGA